A part of Methanocalculus alkaliphilus genomic DNA contains:
- the rnhB gene encoding ribonuclease HII → MICGVDEAGKGAVLGPMVVAAICVSDLASIGNSGIRDSKSLSPRQRELLFDDLVSSYPYYVVSYLPSAIDAALAGTTINHLIVEADAACITALSPEIAYLDACDVNAGRFGENVSRSLPFSCTVIAEHKADHSYTVVGAASIIAKVTRDRAVEALKEEYGAIGSGYPSDPATIRFLTDYIREHRSPPPCARRSWKTVSALLARQNQSSLDDF, encoded by the coding sequence ATGATCTGTGGGGTCGATGAGGCAGGGAAAGGCGCAGTTCTTGGTCCGATGGTGGTTGCGGCCATTTGTGTCTCTGACCTTGCTTCAATCGGGAATTCTGGCATACGCGACTCAAAATCCCTCTCGCCCCGCCAGCGTGAGCTGTTGTTTGATGATCTCGTCTCATCATACCCATATTATGTTGTCTCGTATCTTCCATCTGCTATTGATGCTGCCCTCGCCGGGACCACCATCAACCATCTCATCGTTGAGGCAGATGCAGCCTGTATTACCGCACTCTCCCCGGAGATTGCGTACCTCGATGCATGCGACGTCAATGCAGGGAGGTTCGGTGAGAATGTCTCCCGTTCTCTTCCCTTTTCATGTACTGTCATCGCAGAACACAAGGCAGATCACTCCTATACTGTCGTTGGGGCTGCCAGCATCATTGCCAAGGTGACACGGGATCGGGCTGTCGAGGCTCTCAAAGAAGAGTACGGAGCGATTGGGAGCGGCTACCCGTCTGATCCAGCAACGATCAGGTTTCTCACCGACTATATCCGGGAGCATCGCTCCCCTCCCCCGTGTGCCAGAAGAAGCTGGAAGACCGTCTCTGCGCTCCTTGCACGGCAGAATCAGTCTTCTCTCGATGATTTTTGA
- a CDS encoding potassium channel family protein produces the protein MYIIVVGLGGIGRNLAAIATENGDSVVVIDRDEDRCADMLEEYDLLAITGNATDKAVLEDAGIDHSDALIATTSDDAANLMTCWLAKRYSVPNVVSVVNQKEHSELFNEVGVRISENPDEIVARTLYTWAENPNTQALASIPGGRIFEITVEEGSVGVDKEIRQLEVKNYIFIAIHRAGDLIIPSGELVILPGDTITVFSKKDSEVQSLRYLSQQFQKSK, from the coding sequence ATGTACATCATTGTGGTCGGTCTTGGTGGCATCGGGAGGAATCTTGCGGCTATCGCTACGGAGAATGGTGACAGTGTTGTGGTCATCGATCGGGATGAGGACCGGTGCGCCGATATGCTTGAAGAGTATGATCTCCTTGCCATTACCGGCAATGCAACAGACAAAGCCGTCCTTGAGGATGCCGGAATCGATCACAGCGATGCGCTCATCGCAACCACAAGTGACGATGCAGCAAACCTGATGACCTGCTGGCTTGCCAAGCGCTATTCTGTTCCCAATGTCGTCTCTGTCGTAAACCAGAAGGAGCATTCGGAGCTTTTTAATGAGGTCGGAGTCAGGATTAGTGAAAATCCTGATGAGATCGTCGCCAGAACACTCTATACCTGGGCTGAAAACCCAAATACACAGGCACTCGCCTCAATTCCGGGGGGCAGGATCTTTGAGATAACCGTCGAGGAGGGGTCAGTAGGAGTCGATAAGGAGATTCGTCAGCTTGAGGTGAAGAACTATATATTCATCGCTATCCACCGGGCAGGAGATCTCATCATCCCAAGTGGTGAACTTGTTATTTTACCCGGAGATACAATCACCGTCTTCTCAAAGAAGGACTCTGAGGTTCAGAGCCTTCGGTACCTCAGTCAGCAGTTTCAAAAAAGTAAATGA
- a CDS encoding NAD(P)/FAD-dependent oxidoreductase, translating to MKRRYDMLVVGGGPGGAFAAKTAAEKGLSVCLVEKRPAIGTPVRCAEGIGKELLTDFLPPDPKWICTDIESAELVAPDGFSMLLEPSKAGNEIGYVLDRKVFDRELVWKAAEAGAETYVKARATAPIMRDGAVAGAVIEQHGKRYEIDADIVIAADGIESKFARWAGIDTTVPYRELETCAQYLMTGLDIDSTRTSFYLGNEVAPAGYLWIFPKGDGTANVGIGIGGGKSGNGHRAKDYLDRFIARRFPNGKTIELIIGGVSVCRPLPSTVADNMLIVGDAARISDPITGGGIYNAMYTGRLAGETAVTAIEAGDTSRDALMPYDTTWRASKMGKAIDRNYAIKEFFTKLNDEKLNSIVHSISKINLEHFSTLMLLKEIMKANPSLLLELRHLRSLL from the coding sequence ATGAAGCGGCGGTATGACATGCTTGTTGTCGGCGGAGGACCCGGCGGGGCGTTTGCCGCAAAGACTGCAGCTGAGAAAGGTCTCTCTGTCTGTCTTGTCGAGAAGAGGCCGGCCATCGGAACTCCCGTACGTTGTGCCGAGGGTATCGGAAAGGAGCTTCTCACCGATTTTCTCCCCCCTGATCCCAAATGGATCTGCACGGATATCGAGAGTGCCGAGCTCGTTGCACCTGATGGTTTTTCAATGCTCCTTGAGCCGAGTAAGGCAGGAAATGAGATCGGCTATGTCCTGGACCGCAAGGTCTTCGACCGGGAGCTCGTCTGGAAGGCGGCGGAGGCCGGGGCAGAGACTTATGTAAAGGCCCGGGCGACTGCACCGATCATGAGGGATGGTGCTGTTGCCGGTGCAGTTATCGAACAGCATGGGAAGAGATACGAGATCGATGCCGATATTGTTATCGCAGCCGATGGCATTGAATCAAAGTTTGCACGATGGGCAGGTATTGACACCACTGTGCCATACAGGGAGCTTGAGACCTGTGCCCAGTACCTGATGACGGGACTTGATATCGACTCCACCAGGACGAGCTTTTATCTTGGAAATGAGGTTGCACCGGCCGGGTATCTCTGGATCTTCCCGAAAGGGGATGGTACTGCCAATGTCGGCATTGGTATCGGCGGTGGGAAGAGTGGAAACGGCCACCGGGCCAAGGACTATCTTGATCGCTTCATTGCGCGCAGATTCCCCAACGGAAAGACGATTGAACTGATCATCGGTGGTGTTTCGGTCTGCAGACCTCTTCCATCAACCGTGGCTGATAACATGCTGATCGTTGGCGATGCGGCACGCATCTCTGATCCGATAACCGGTGGGGGCATCTACAACGCAATGTATACCGGCCGGCTTGCCGGAGAGACCGCTGTCACCGCGATTGAAGCGGGTGATACCAGCAGGGATGCACTGATGCCCTATGATACAACCTGGCGGGCATCAAAGATGGGGAAGGCCATTGATAGAAACTATGCCATAAAAGAGTTCTTTACCAAACTCAATGATGAGAAGCTCAACTCTATCGTTCATTCCATATCTAAGATCAACCTGGAGCATTTCAGCACCCTTATGCTGCTTAAGGAGATAATGAAGGCAAATCCATCACTGCTCCTTGAGCTGAGGCACCTTCGTTCACTTCTATGA
- a CDS encoding ATP-binding protein, which yields MLNIRRDICGYCGACVSVCPEGALELVDAYLTVEDTCSTCGICEKICPLGALEVIKE from the coding sequence ATGCTCAATATACGACGGGATATCTGTGGATACTGTGGAGCATGTGTCTCCGTCTGTCCGGAAGGTGCCCTTGAGTTGGTCGATGCGTATCTTACAGTGGAAGATACCTGTAGTACCTGTGGTATCTGTGAGAAGATATGCCCACTTGGAGCTCTGGAGGTTATCAAGGAATGA
- the cbiT gene encoding precorrin-6Y C5,15-methyltransferase (decarboxylating) subunit CbiT — MTTSPLKGGPTQPEVCAVSLHKLGVQKDDIAIDIGCGTGTVSLAIAATARQVYAVDIRPEAVGTARENIRSAGCSNITLVEGDAIALIREMERIDVAFIGGTQGLTGILTLLAEKRVRSIVVNAVLIETVASAIETMKSLGIFQDAVLLQVSRSHDLLGKTMFKPINPVYIIHGGVVPY, encoded by the coding sequence ATGACGACGAGTCCGTTAAAAGGGGGACCGACACAGCCCGAGGTCTGTGCGGTCTCGCTCCATAAACTTGGGGTACAGAAGGACGATATCGCAATCGATATCGGCTGTGGTACCGGGACGGTCAGCCTTGCCATCGCTGCAACAGCCCGGCAGGTCTATGCCGTTGATATCAGGCCTGAGGCAGTCGGGACTGCACGAGAGAATATCAGATCAGCAGGCTGCTCAAACATCACTCTCGTCGAGGGTGATGCCATCGCCCTCATCAGGGAGATGGAGAGGATTGATGTCGCCTTCATCGGAGGAACACAGGGTCTGACCGGGATACTCACCCTTCTTGCCGAAAAGAGGGTCAGATCGATCGTCGTCAATGCGGTTCTTATTGAGACTGTGGCCTCTGCTATTGAAACAATGAAGTCCCTGGGAATCTTTCAGGACGCGGTCCTGCTCCAGGTTTCACGATCCCATGATCTCCTCGGGAAAACGATGTTTAAGCCAATTAATCCAGTCTATATCATTCATGGAGGTGTTGTACCATACTAA
- a CDS encoding cobalt-factor II C(20)-methyltransferase: MKAARLLREADAVYVPGEMAYDLVAPYRSDAVTLDFPMTHDEAYIERCMEENADRIAPSALFGTAVFGIIGDPNFFSTFSRLTAILQRKHPEIVCETVPGISSITAFSSVAQIPVSSSFSVSDGSEEQVAIRLKVRRPRDLADQLRQDGYTGFTLIERMYMDGMAVFTGDDLPEESSYFSILYARK; encoded by the coding sequence ATCAAGGCTGCACGGCTCCTCAGGGAGGCGGATGCAGTCTATGTGCCCGGGGAGATGGCATATGATCTCGTCGCCCCGTATCGGAGTGACGCAGTCACCCTTGACTTCCCGATGACACATGATGAGGCGTATATCGAGCGGTGTATGGAAGAGAACGCTGATCGGATAGCCCCTTCTGCGCTCTTTGGGACTGCAGTCTTTGGGATCATCGGAGATCCCAACTTCTTCTCGACATTCTCACGGTTAACAGCGATATTGCAGAGAAAGCATCCGGAGATAGTATGTGAGACCGTTCCCGGGATCAGCTCAATCACCGCCTTCTCTTCAGTTGCGCAGATTCCGGTCTCCTCCAGCTTCTCGGTCTCGGACGGATCAGAGGAGCAGGTGGCTATCAGGCTCAAGGTTCGGCGGCCGAGGGATCTGGCAGACCAGCTCAGGCAGGACGGCTACACCGGGTTTACCCTGATCGAACGGATGTACATGGATGGGATGGCAGTCTTCACAGGCGATGACCTCCCGGAGGAGAGCAGTTATTTCAGTATATTATATGCGAGGAAATAG
- a CDS encoding cobalt-precorrin-4/precorrin-4 C(11)-methyltransferase yields the protein MTTFYIVGAGCGDPGLITVKGMDLLKRADLLIYAGSLINPELIEASGAAMKLDSSKMNLDEICGAIREGISRGELVVRLHSGDPAIYGAIVEQMAILSQEGIEAEIVPGVSSLFGAAAALKTQLTLRGVSESVIITRPAGATLAEDRIRELSRIGETLVIFLGTEKLREIMERVEYPQDTPVAVIYHATWDDQKIVKGTVADIAERADEAGITRTALIIIGKAVLGIESDFTHSHLYS from the coding sequence ATGACAACATTTTATATTGTAGGTGCAGGATGCGGCGATCCGGGTCTCATAACAGTGAAAGGGATGGATCTTCTCAAGAGGGCCGATCTCCTCATCTATGCAGGATCACTCATCAACCCCGAACTCATCGAGGCCTCCGGTGCAGCCATGAAGCTCGACTCTTCGAAGATGAACCTCGATGAGATCTGTGGTGCCATCAGAGAAGGCATCTCCCGTGGAGAACTTGTTGTGCGTCTTCATTCGGGAGATCCAGCCATCTATGGTGCGATAGTCGAACAGATGGCCATCCTCTCACAAGAGGGGATCGAGGCAGAGATTGTCCCGGGGGTCTCCTCCCTCTTCGGGGCGGCTGCGGCACTGAAGACACAGCTGACCCTCCGTGGCGTCTCTGAGAGTGTCATCATCACCAGACCGGCAGGAGCAACCCTTGCGGAGGATCGGATCAGGGAGCTCTCCCGTATCGGTGAGACCCTTGTCATCTTCCTTGGAACAGAGAAGCTCAGGGAGATCATGGAACGGGTCGAGTATCCACAGGATACACCGGTCGCCGTCATCTATCACGCAACCTGGGATGACCAGAAGATCGTCAAAGGAACGGTTGCCGATATTGCAGAGAGAGCAGATGAAGCCGGAATAACCCGGACAGCCCTCATCATCATCGGAAAGGCCGTCCTTGGGATCGAGAGCGATTTTACCCACTCACACCTCTATTCATGA
- the cbiG gene encoding cobalt-precorrin 5A hydrolase, with the protein MKIAVITLPRFKTAGEEIAEAVAGDLLMYDDKVFERAFSEYKAIIAVMSAGIAVRSAAPLLQDKWHDPAVIVVSPDCRYAIPVLGGHHGGNEIAKRLSARGIVPVITTATEVHGRPSVEGIADEAGCRVINRPSTRRVNAAFLDGEVPVYEIPEPGIVVAGPGVSVLIQERPYMVGIGARRGITAAEVIDAIRSALSSEGISQEEVGAYVTTEKKRGDPGLAEGIAGIGGVLIYLNDETINRTETPSPSRAGLIGLSGVAEPCAVALAEVGRLVMKKKTYGRVTIAIGR; encoded by the coding sequence ATGAAGATCGCCGTCATCACCCTGCCCCGGTTTAAAACCGCAGGAGAGGAGATAGCTGAAGCGGTTGCAGGTGATCTCCTCATGTATGACGACAAGGTCTTTGAGCGGGCTTTTTCGGAGTATAAAGCCATCATTGCGGTCATGTCTGCGGGTATCGCGGTACGATCCGCAGCACCACTATTACAGGATAAATGGCATGATCCGGCGGTCATCGTTGTCAGTCCGGACTGCCGGTATGCGATTCCCGTGCTCGGAGGCCATCATGGCGGAAACGAGATAGCAAAACGCCTCTCTGCACGTGGGATTGTACCGGTGATCACCACTGCAACCGAGGTGCATGGCCGGCCTTCGGTTGAAGGGATAGCAGACGAGGCGGGATGCCGGGTCATCAACCGGCCATCGACACGACGAGTGAATGCCGCTTTCCTTGATGGCGAGGTTCCTGTTTATGAGATCCCGGAGCCTGGCATCGTCGTCGCCGGCCCGGGTGTATCGGTCCTTATCCAGGAACGTCCATATATGGTCGGGATTGGAGCACGGCGCGGGATTACCGCAGCCGAGGTCATCGATGCCATCAGATCCGCACTCTCCTCAGAAGGAATCAGCCAGGAGGAGGTCGGGGCATACGTGACGACAGAGAAGAAGCGGGGTGATCCCGGCCTGGCAGAAGGGATTGCCGGGATAGGTGGCGTACTCATCTATCTCAATGACGAAACGATCAATAGAACAGAGACACCATCCCCATCACGGGCAGGACTCATCGGGCTCTCAGGCGTTGCAGAGCCATGCGCAGTTGCCCTGGCAGAGGTGGGGAGGCTGGTTATGAAGAAGAAGACCTATGGAAGGGTTACCATTGCAATCGGACGATAA
- the cobJ gene encoding precorrin-3B C(17)-methyltransferase, with product MEGLPLQSDDKKTGILSIVSTGPGNTQQLTPAALKAIAKAEYIIGNNVYIDLIRPLITGKEVVKSPMGEEVNRAQMALDLAATHRVAMVSGGDAGVYGMASIVLEVADRTQSKVPVEVIPGVTAATAAASRLGSPLSGDYVTISLSDLLTPWEVIEERLDLASRMGVPMAIYNPRSRGRPHNLDTAIGIIGRHRGDETPVGVVKNAYRPGEEVHVMTLAELRADTSPIDMHSIVIIGGTESRIWKVEDDVRGIITPRGYHRKYVY from the coding sequence ATGGAAGGGTTACCATTGCAATCGGACGATAAAAAGACCGGAATCCTCTCAATTGTCAGCACAGGACCGGGAAATACACAACAGCTGACTCCTGCCGCCCTCAAGGCGATAGCGAAGGCAGAGTATATTATTGGGAATAACGTCTATATCGATCTCATCAGACCGCTCATTACAGGGAAAGAAGTGGTCAAAAGTCCGATGGGTGAAGAGGTGAACCGGGCACAGATGGCGCTCGATCTTGCGGCAACCCACAGGGTTGCAATGGTCTCCGGGGGCGATGCCGGCGTCTACGGCATGGCAAGTATCGTCCTTGAAGTCGCTGATCGTACGCAGTCGAAGGTTCCGGTCGAGGTGATCCCCGGTGTGACGGCGGCAACTGCTGCGGCATCCCGCCTCGGATCCCCGCTCTCCGGAGATTATGTCACCATCTCCCTCTCTGATCTCCTCACCCCATGGGAGGTGATCGAGGAGCGGCTTGATCTTGCATCGCGTATGGGAGTTCCCATGGCCATCTATAATCCCCGAAGCCGGGGACGGCCACATAACCTTGATACGGCGATTGGGATCATCGGCCGGCATCGGGGAGATGAAACCCCGGTTGGTGTTGTAAAGAATGCCTACCGACCAGGTGAAGAGGTGCATGTCATGACACTGGCGGAGCTGAGAGCCGACACCTCCCCCATCGACATGCATTCGATTGTGATCATCGGCGGCACTGAAAGCCGGATTTGGAAGGTTGAAGACGATGTCAGAGGAATTATCACCCCACGGGGATACCACCGGAAATACGTATATTGA
- a CDS encoding precorrin-8X methylmutase: MSEELSPHGDTTGNTYIDLGADTREGYAIASASRRLARETIGDLTPEDRIRQRCSVAVGDFAMADLMRFSNDPITAGVSAVREGAPVFTDIRMVQIGILKKGHQCSIECALDYGANIAEETGITRTSAGFLALRERLHGSIIVIGNAPSALLSICTMIDEGIIPRLVIGTPVGFVNAAESKELLRTKPVPSVSNLGTRGGTPIAVASINEIITLSL, encoded by the coding sequence ATGTCAGAGGAATTATCACCCCACGGGGATACCACCGGAAATACGTATATTGACCTTGGCGCAGACACACGCGAAGGGTATGCAATTGCATCGGCGAGCCGGAGGCTTGCACGTGAGACGATCGGGGATTTAACCCCGGAGGATCGGATTCGACAACGCTGTTCGGTTGCAGTGGGCGACTTTGCAATGGCTGACCTGATGCGGTTCTCCAATGATCCGATCACTGCCGGTGTCTCTGCGGTCAGGGAGGGTGCACCCGTCTTCACAGATATCAGAATGGTGCAGATCGGCATTCTCAAGAAAGGACACCAGTGCAGTATCGAATGTGCCCTCGATTATGGTGCGAATATTGCAGAGGAGACCGGTATTACCCGGACATCCGCAGGGTTCCTCGCCCTCAGGGAGAGACTCCATGGATCGATCATTGTCATTGGAAACGCACCGTCTGCCCTTCTTTCCATCTGTACGATGATCGATGAGGGGATCATCCCCCGCCTCGTCATCGGGACGCCGGTCGGATTTGTGAATGCGGCAGAATCAAAAGAGCTTCTCAGGACTAAGCCGGTTCCATCGGTCTCAAACCTTGGCACACGCGGAGGGACACCAATCG